The nucleotide sequence CAGGTCCTGAGCCATCAAGATGAAAATGCACATGCCTTGTGGCGGCGCAATTGGGGATCATTACCACTGGTTTTGATGCGGCATGGGTTGGCGCCGATTTAATTTTGACATCAAGCACAGTAGTTAAGCCGCCAAGGCCCTGCGCGCCTATGCCTAAGTTATTGGCACGGGTAAAAATATCTAGTCGCAGTTTCTCTTCGGTCGTCACGGCGCCGCGCGCTTGTAACTCATGAATATCCACGCTTTCCATTAAGGCTTCTTTGGCTAGTACCGCAGCTTTCTCTGCCGTGCCACCTATACCTATGCCAAGCATACCTGGTGGACACCAACCAGCACCCATAGTTGGCAGCGTTTTTTCAACCCAAGCGGCGATATCATCGGAGGGATTAAGCATGGCCATTTTAGCTTTGTTTTCACTGCCGCCGCCTTTAGCAGCAATCATGACTTCAATATGATGACCAAGAACAGATTCAAGATGCACCACTGATGGGGTATTGTCTTTGGTATTGACCCGCGCGCCGGCAGGATCTGACACTATCGATGCCCGCAGTGGATTATCAAGATTGTTATAAGCGCGGCGCACGCCTTCATCGACCATTTGCTGCACCGTCATATCCGTCTTGTCCCATTTGACGTCCATACCGATTTTAACGAAAGTCGTGACTATGCCAGTGTCTTGGCATAAGGGACGTTTGCCTTCGGCAGACATGCGGGAGTTAATGAGAATTTGCGCCATGGCATCCTTAGCGGCAGCGCTTTGCTCGCGCTCATAAGCCAAGTTCATAGCATCGATAAAATCTTTCGGATGGTAATAAGAAATGTATTGCAGGGCATCAGCAATGCTATCGATAAAGTCTGCTTGCTTTATTAGGGTCATCTCGCGCTCCATCTAGGTTAACCCGTCACAGGTTAACTATGTCATTATAATTATTCCTCGGCTTATAATACCCGCAGTTAGGTTTCACGACTAGATCACAATATACATAAGGTGTTTACATGTTTGCTAACCGTCAAGTATCGCCAGCAACACTCGCATTAGGCTGGCAATTGACCAGTGCTGAAATATTTTCACAGTTGCAGCACTTACCTTGGGCCATGTTGCTTGATAGCGCTAACGCCAAACACATAGATGCACGCTTCGACATCATCTGCTTCGAGCCTATCGCCACTTTGCAGCAACAAGCGGATGGCTGTTAT is from Shewanella sp. SNU WT4 and encodes:
- a CDS encoding fumarate hydratase produces the protein MEREMTLIKQADFIDSIADALQYISYYHPKDFIDAMNLAYEREQSAAAKDAMAQILINSRMSAEGKRPLCQDTGIVTTFVKIGMDVKWDKTDMTVQQMVDEGVRRAYNNLDNPLRASIVSDPAGARVNTKDNTPSVVHLESVLGHHIEVMIAAKGGGSENKAKMAMLNPSDDIAAWVEKTLPTMGAGWCPPGMLGIGIGGTAEKAAVLAKEALMESVDIHELQARGAVTTEEKLRLDIFTRANNLGIGAQGLGGLTTVLDVKIKSAPTHAASKPVVMIPNCAATRHVHFHLDGSGPATLTPPSLADWPQITWEVGENVRRVNLNSLTQAEMEQWRSGDTLLLSGKMLTGRDAAHKRIQGLIESGQALPDGVDFHGKFIYYVGPVDPVRDEVVGPAGPTTATRMDKFTDMMLDKTGLMGMIGKAERGPATVASIKAHKAVYLMAVGGAAYLVSKAIKHARVVAFADLGMEAIYEFDVTDMPVTVAVDSLGVNVHDTGPAQWKVNLGANKS